The DNA segment ATGTCTATTTAATGTTCTGCACTTACTCTTCATATTCTGTCAATGCTGGATGTCTGTTCGGATATTTTTTGTCGCccaccaaaaaaaacccagagaAACAGGGTACTTCTCTTTATGTTATGTTTCAACAAATTGTGGCAAATATTTCTCTACAAATGATGCACTTGAAAATTACGGGAAAATACGATAAACAACTAACAAAATATAGTTATTAGAACTACCGCAACGCAATGCTTTAGAACTTCATTTTTATCAACGTCCTTTGTTTCACGCTTACACTTATGTATCTGCAACTGCTCCCTAGCCGATGTAAATAGTACTGTCAGACagtattcatttttaaacagaGTTTATCTTCAAAAGTATTCTTCTGATTAAAAGGGACTAAACGTGCAAAGGTTTATCAAGCGAGTAGAAgcagtacaaaaaaaatcacacatgTACCTTTGCACGATTAGTCCCTTTTAATCAAAAGAATACTTTTGAAgataaactttgttttaaaatgaatactGTCTAAAGAACAAAGTAAAGAAAATTGATCGTAGCATGTTTCAAGCAGATCAGACACACCCATGTAATTGGGAGAGAATTATCTACATCGGCCATACTTAAATGATACATATGcatgatctttaaaaaaaaatgtctaaaaacaAAACTCAGAACTTGTAGTATTTTTTCCTGTGTCGCTAAAGGCAAAAGCAGGTTAAGAaaccgtctgtctgtctgtccgtttcTCTCAAAAAGACCCTTTGTAGAAAACTGTCTTAgctttaattgaaataaatcaattgatattttgttataattagaAATTTTGAGCTGCAACGTGTAAGTTACTCTACATCTGCCGTGCAGCTACTTCATGTTAGCaagacataaaacaaaaacaattttcttgGCTTGATGGAAGGGAATTATCAGTTTTGCTTCTAAATCCGTATGATCTAACATAATAATCAAATACACACATTGACGACCTGGTATTAGTATAATTTGAAAAGATAGATATGAATTCTTACTGCGTACGCCTATTTCACTTTTTAACAAAGTCTTACGCATAGTTTGAATTACATATTcgacaacaaaaatatttattgatgacggtgttatgtttttttggtatatttttgatttttctataccACAAAACGTAAACAATTGATATGcctaattcagaaaaaaaaaggtaaaagataatgaaatatattgtatGTCAAGAACAATGCAgggaagaaaaaatatttcataaacacCAACCACTTAAGCTGATATCTTAAGGTCAAGTAACAGTAAATTGCCTATGTCACAGCTCTGGTTCGATGAACTTCGACAAccgaaaatcgaaaaaataatgcatttatctcatttatcatttatcatttaaattacgACGAttgaatttcaacaaaattaatgaacatttgataaGACAGCACCTAAAATCTGCATCAAATCTTCtgaaatttgtcttaaaatcgctaAATTTCTAATTCTTCtccatagtttaaaaaaaatcataatgttgttgatacataaatttccatCTTATTGATGAAAAACAAAGGTTCGTTTTTACGGTAAAGATTATCCAAAGTTGTgttctttgtaaaaaaatgaatccaaTAAAACGTCGAAAAAATTGTAACGTCACCGCGatgcaggccgtaaaacgttgatcTTTGAGGTTTTACTACCAACAAGGCaaaacattgttatttttagaaaaaaaaacgaagtcggtgaccatattttttttaaaatcattagaacagaaatgtatgtgtcaaaaaaatataattttttaaaagaaatctgTGGAGTAGAATAAGAGATTTGTCGATTTTAagacacattttatttgtttgtcgATTTTGTgagctttctatacaaatatttaacaatattaaacGAAATCAATCTGTaatatttcagataataaaagagatatatGCATTATCTTTTTACTTTCAGTTGAAATTCACCGATCCACTTTTACTTGCAAAATCTTAGCTAAAtatgcgacatagcccattcaCTGTCGCTTGACCTTGATTCTCTTTAGACAAAAGGAAAATGTATATCAATGAAAAACCCTTAATATTGTCCACGTGCTTCTTAGTTAATCGCCCTTTCTTAACACTAAATTTGGTTGGAACAAATTTATAATTGTCTAATCCTAGCAAACGACAATTATAATTTGTTGTTCATGTCTCgtgtaaaatttattaaatggtgtttattttcaattgttacATACTCGGTACATTTGCATCACTTGCAACTATGAATGCCAATTATAATTAATCTATacacattattatattttttataacccTGTTGTTAAACTATAGAAAAACTTGTTTGTGAACGGCGTTTTATAATTTACACTTTGAGACGACCCAATATCTAATTGCTAATTGTAAGTCTAATTGAAGTCCTAATCGTAGGTGTATGACAGTTTTCGCAAATGTCTAATAATAAATTTACCTGTTTACGTTTTTATCACACACATATTTCCGACACAGCAATGACATTAGATACATTATCTATTGATAAACATACAAATGAATACCAAAGTTGTGAAGATGAGCGCggttaacaaaaataattttctatctTACAACTATATGTTTACATGCTTGAGTACACCGGCTTAATTTTACATCCTTTAGTAATATTGATATATCTTTACATCCTTGAGTAAAATGGCTATCGTTTTTATGTTCATGTCATTGGTAGCAATTTTGTATGCGTCTTCTTTTGCATGTATTCAGAGTTCTTCGCGCAGAGAAACATCGGAATGGCGAGATTTGTTTGTTGggaaatgtttattatataaacaagaTTATAATTCAAGTTTATTGTGTAACACGTAAGTTTTGTTTGTACTAATTTGAttgcatatgataaaaagtacATACTTTATCAGTCGTCATCTTAAAGGTATTGTCGTGACATGATGaagtttacatatttttgcactctgatttaaactttaaaagttgTATAAAGAGGTACTTCAAATTCAAACTGAACATCAGACGAGtttaaaaatcattcaatcacGAATTATATCATACGACTGGTAATATGTTTTACTGCACAactcaagcaattaatgtacaTGTCTAATTCAACGAGAACTTTTGGGTCTTCTGTTAGTGTTCATAGCGTAGTCTATGGTTTGTATTCGATCCCTGGGTTAATCAATCCGTAGACTATAAAATGgtatgttttgtttccccgtcAAAATTGTAAAACTGTACATGTTATGAATTATCTTATcatgctgatttttttaaaagatattccCTTGAGCattatttgttctttaaaacgtattttttatttcacatagtTTTCAAGATACAAGTCAAATCTTTCTCTAGTACAATCGTCATGTAAGAGCAAAATATCAGGTTAAAAGTCGTCTgtcattaatttttgttaaaatagacaatgagacaataaaaaatatctatacCAATTTTAACCATTACAACCATTACCATATTATTCTACCTATATTATTCTACCtatattttaagtataaaaggttttttttcgaaaagataagaaaaatacaTGTGTTTCTTTACAGCACTATAGACTGTAGTCAGTTGTGGTCAAAGGTGAAAACGGCAGTAGAATATCAACCAAAATGTAATTTCAACAACAGTGCTTATGAAGATTTGGTCACAGCTAGTCAGCATTTTGTACCAGAAAACAAGgtaaaaagttgtttttgttttcaaatgatatcccacaattaaaatattgacaagGCTTGCATACGTGTATGCCTCTAGACGTTGTTAAAGCTTGTCATACAAAATTCTATTCCGATTTCATTTCTAAGGAATACTTGGATAAACCTTTCGAGTGCTAATTTTTTCGGCATCGTGTTTTGTGGACTTTCTTTGCCTTGTATTTGCTTTTTCTTTTGAGTATTCGTGATCTGTTCATCGCATTTTTacagttttgttcattgttttttttttctctcattaaCTAACTATTATAAGAATAATGCATTATACATATAAGAATAGCATACCAATCAAAATAGTTGATTAGTAGGATATTTAAGTGATTCAActagtttttgttttgatttttctcgTTGCAGTTCCTTTTTTGGGAAAATGTATACCCCTTTGTCATGTGGTACAGTAACCGCGGACACAAATATTATACAATATCAGATACATTAACAGGTAACATTAACAGTTTTAAAAGGgtcactagctacgagatatgaaataaatcttaaatatgacTTTGACTTGTTCAATCGGTAAGCGaattgaaatagtgaaataataattcgcttttagtgGTCAGTTAGgtttaatattgtcaaaataagctaagagaaattgatgatgaattattcacttgcaggTCGACTTCACTGAATCCATATTTATGTGAACTTCAAGTGaacttcaaattaaatatactaccgacacagataaatctgctCCATATTTAGACCTTTCtctcgaaatgactactgataataggttgaataccaaaatttatgacaaactcgatgattttaattttcctatagcCAACTTTCTATTTCTGTGTAGCAATATCCCTGCGGCACCAGCAAATGGAGCAcatgtgtctcaattgatacgttactctagagctagctcTAAGTaagttgattttgttgaacgaggaatactaatttctcaaaatttgctaagacagggctatgaatcaatcaaattaaggttcTCTCACAAGACATTTcacggtcgccatcatgagctgattggccattatgaaaaaaagtgtgtcagaaatcatatctgatattcttcgtcagtcataataaccttccatctttaccgaactgaacaaagaaataacacgacgggtgccgtatacggtacAGGAAAtgctaacccttccggagcacatgatttcactcccggtttttggTGGTTTCgtcttttttctaaattattatttataactgtttatcTTAATgttctttggttttgtgagtctttgtttactccttggttttgattgttaatgGAAACCCTACGCTAGAAACgcgttcagtttttttgttaggtttttttaaagaaaaagaatgtcaacttTCAATTTGAAAGTgaattaagtgccagtctttgtaagaatcaggcaatttaggtaaaaatcaaaacacgatCAGAAAAAACCCACCGAGCTTATCATTctatttaatactaaccatcatcctgagttaaaaaaaattagtctTTCAATTGTGTGTGTCTGGTGATATCAAATAACTCGGTTAGAatattggttagaatgatagcaaatcacagagttatctccccttatttgttaatttctagtgcatttcaaccaaattgtatcttctattaccagaacagaaaacagaaatgaatgttatttttgtgcataactacatattatgaactgaaatcaatgtcaaactGGGTGGggttttttggtcatgttttaatcactgcctgattcttaggcagactggcacttaaaggtaaatcatttgattgactgattcgatccataAAATAGCtttcttatacaggtaaaacgATGAAATTTAACAGACATAGAgaaatccaattgcacgagttcgtttctatttatatctacGTTTATGTTTAAATCGCTTATATGACCATCGGAGGTCTCCAGAGGTGaactcgatagttaattagaggGTGTCTAGAtaaaaatacacacgaaacgaagtGACATTTTCTCGGATCCATTctctgtaaattgtttattttacactttttataatatggataaatgttaaacatggttatagaaaaagtatgagaatttgagtcgaATCGGTGAACAAGAAATTGACGGCAAAAATGACGTAAGACGAACTGAgttttgaatcaaataaaacaaaaattgaaagtaTTGTATGAACAGCCGTTTAAATGACGTATGcatttaactatttaaaaaatattcgtGAGATACATAATATACTTTCGCTACGATGTACTTGACATCTTATACACTCGTTGctagtgatttttttaaagatatatacaGACCGGAAGCTGATATTGTGTTCATATTAAAAAAGTGCATTAATAGTCtgacttttatataataattttttatttatttttttcaatttcaggcTATTTATTTGACAACATTGAATGGTGTGGAAACTCAACAGAAGCTGATGGAATAGAAAAGTATCCGAGAACTTGCCCAGGTTATGAACTAGGTCCAGAGTGTCAGAAGTCTGCTCAGTCTGTTTTTTGGGAAACGGCATCTAAATTCGTATGTATTTCTAGTCATAATCTGATCTGCACCAAACCTGCTATACATGTTAGCCGAAAGTCTTTCAAATTCCAGGAAGAAAACAAAACTACAAAAGACCATTCCAGACTTTAAACGGTcttttggttttcccgtttgaatggtttttcaCTAGTAATttaggggccctttatagcttgttgttcggtgtgagccaatgttccgtgttgaaggccgtacattgacctataatggtttcctttttttaaattgttattttgatggagaggttgtcttattggcactcacaccacatcttcctatatctatttatctgAGAACTTAGAAAAATAAAGCGATCAAAAACGTACTGTAAAAAAGGACTTAAAAGAAACAATACCGATAATGGATTTTTCATTCCAATCACCAGAATAAGAATATAACatttctattattatttttaagtaaataatACTTGTATCTATCACAGACAAGTTTTAATTACGATATTGAaggaatgactaatattttttctgtctagcGTAGCGGgttttttaacagtgtgcaccacattttatgttatttcgaatagacagaaaaaaacattacagtcatttcttataatttaattctaaattccattttaaaccgtagaaaaccacgaaaaaacgttgatgacgtcacggtcataAGTCTAtaggctcataacaaaataacgtcagccaatcagaagacgcgttatatccaaaattaaattataaccGATAGAGCAGAGTTTTAACTTTTGACGTTTATGTTATGCCAACAGTTGAAAACCTACAGCATTTTTAACTAAAGGATATAGACTTAAATTATACTCCAAGGTTGTATATTGTACATACAAGTGAATGTAAATGCGTCATATATATCCATATAATGCACTGTGAACAAACCTTTCccatttttcgtcaattgtcgTTTAGTTTTTCGGCTATTACCATGAAAAATATCAGCTTCACAATTGAACTTTTCATAATCTTAGTAATGATAAAGTGGGCGAATCTGAAtgaattaagttttaaaaaaaactatagatTGGTTTTTATATcagaaatgtttataaaaattagtaGTTTTTTTCGTGTCAAATTGCCCATCctgttaattttgtaaaatttaggaaattttagtttttgtggggttcgtgttgcttagtattTAGTTtagtgggagatattatggagataattgtgcaaatcgtgatacaagcatgaaatttggtataaaggttaattatatgatacttataaaaaatccgctgctggccagaaaaataatcattttttcaagatggccaccatacattttgaaaatggcgtcataacaaattagtcattatttgtttattctttaaaaggtgtgttatatgtaaaatccatggttatatttgataaaaagcaAATGACAGTTCATAAATAACGACTAGACAATACATTAATGAAACTTAATGtgacaaaacaacacataaataaagaaaactagTGGTTTCCGGTTCCAAATTAGAGGCAAATAcgtggaaaatattttaatgattttcgtCAACTTAACAAGTTATAACACAAGCATGAAaaacaagcatgaaatttggtataaagatggactaaatgataattaaaagaaatcaggTGCTGGCCAtcaaaaatttccattttttcaagatggccaccgatcattttgcaaatggcgttataatgtaatttttattaagcGTAAATTACAGTTCctaaagtatgaaaaaacaacacataaatgacaaaaaaagagtgatttccggtttcaaaatggcggccaaatttttgaaaatgtatgttttttataattttcatcaacttaacaAGAGATATCACATTCTATGTTAAGattaaatgcctagttttgttaGAAAGACAGGTTTGCTATCTTGTAATTATCTGACAGTAGCCAATAACAAAACTCGTACAACGAAGGACAGAACGGTAGCATTTACAGTCACCATCACCACTGAATTTTTCGCCTCCTCATTTCAAAAGTTTCCGACAGGAGGATGCAACTTTAATGGCAGCCGAAGAAGTTCTTTTAGGTTCTCTACTAtcatcgattttttttctttcatccaaCCCCAGTGTTCATGAATTGGTACATAAATCAAGCTGAGCCCAAACTTATCCACCTTGATACGCTGCTCTTTAGATGTGCTCCGGTAAAAAAACTATTGTAGACGGAACTACATCACAATGCCGCTGCTTCCTGGGTAAAAAATTACATCGTGCCTCGTTAACAGCAAGTAGTGATGTTGTTCTGTCATACATGATGCAAACAGATTCTTCTTTTATGACCATGTATGTGTCTTTACACTTCAGCAATGAAATAAGTACGTCCTTTACAGGTTGAAATACTTCTCATGTCATCCAAACTGACCTATTCCCTTAGTGTCACATCCACTGAATGAATGAAAGGAAGAGTAGCTACACGAGGACCAAACACATTTGATATATCACGTTCAGGAAGCCATCAAAAGTCTTCATTACTGCCAAAACCTTTTCACAGTTTGTTCCACCATATTTTTGGAGTGCTGCAATTCTTAATACTACTACATCTGTGTCGGTGCTACCTTAAATTACCGTCTTACAACAATTTTTATAATCATGCCGAACATGGACAAACATTCGCATATCTGCTTCTccatgcttacaaggggtagCTGGAAAGTATCCTTATTAGTCTCTACAGAAGTATTTCTGTCGGCAAGACACTTGAACAATTTCGTTTCGTTGTCATctccatagaaaaaaactactCCAGAACCCAACTTTTGTCTTCTGTCATCTAGCCTTCCAATGATTCATTTAGTAAATCTAACACAATGTCTACTCTTGAATACTTATCGATGCAAGATTTAATTCAAGTCCGTATGCCACAATTGCAAAATCATCCAATATTGTTGCCCTACAAGGTGGCCTGGAATTAACCATTGCTGCCCCATCAATGATTAACGCGTCAGAATTTGGATCTGCAAATTgcaaaatgtttcaagtttatccATTTACCCTGATTTAATACCACTGTTTAAATGACATCCGAAGACAAAACAGAGGAGCAGTTTGTCTTTATGGATTAAGAAATATTCCAAATCAATTTGTCCACTGCGACAAGAGATAAAAGTCTAGAAAAGATATCTAAGGTTCTCTAGCTTTGTTTTTTACCAAAacgtttacagttttattttaccgACATAATAGGAAGTTGTTCTTTTTGATCTGATTATCAAAAACCGGTTCTCCTTCGTTTTGTATTTGCTTCAAACAATCTTCAAATTATTTGctttgatctttttaaagaaacccTTGGGTGTTCATCAAGTCGTtcatctattataaaaaaaaactataatgcTTCAAACCACTAGATCTTGCAAATTCATCTGATCGTCTACTGACTTCTGG comes from the Mytilus trossulus isolate FHL-02 chromosome 3, PNRI_Mtr1.1.1.hap1, whole genome shotgun sequence genome and includes:
- the LOC134711886 gene encoding ADP-ribosyl cyclase/cyclic ADP-ribose hydrolase-like gives rise to the protein MAIVFMFMSLVAILYASSFACIQSSSRRETSEWRDLFVGKCLLYKQDYNSSLLCNTTIDCSQLWSKVKTAVEYQPKCNFNNSAYEDLVTASQHFVPENKFLFWENVYPFVMWYSNRGHKYYTISDTLTGYLFDNIEWCGNSTEADGIEKYPRTCPGYELGPECQKSAQSVFWETASKFYARNAYGDVYVMLNASISPAFPTDSYFGNNELPNINGTKVKKATILLVHSLDDPVLEKCSGESIKNLMERFTAKGISPSCIDNPRDVQMLMCSENPSNPNCNMWMSSGAKRSMMTPYLICLILIKSLNIFV